A portion of the Nitrospira defluvii genome contains these proteins:
- the surE gene encoding 5'/3'-nucleotidase SurE, with the protein MARVRILVTNDDGIASPGIHAVATALGALGEVWIVAPDRERTAVGHAVTLHKPLRITKMAPRVFMVNGTPVDCVNLALVKVLPDKPALIVSGINRGVNLGDDVMYSGTVSGALEGTILGIPSVAVSQEGEDTFRFEVGARYATRVASEVLAHGLPPETILNVNIPDVPLRGIKGVKVTCLSRRRFNNPIVEKVDPRGRKYYWIAGTRQSWSRQKDADHEALARHMVSVTPIRLDTTHHAMLDHFKAWEGTLSRPLVSRPRGRRRVPGRSRV; encoded by the coding sequence GTGGCGCGTGTACGGATTCTTGTAACCAACGACGATGGGATTGCGTCTCCCGGGATTCATGCAGTGGCAACCGCACTCGGTGCGTTGGGAGAGGTATGGATTGTCGCCCCGGATCGGGAGCGGACTGCGGTCGGGCATGCGGTGACCTTGCACAAGCCGCTCCGCATCACCAAAATGGCCCCTCGGGTGTTCATGGTCAACGGGACCCCGGTGGATTGTGTCAATCTTGCGCTCGTGAAGGTCTTGCCGGACAAGCCTGCCCTCATCGTGTCGGGGATCAATCGCGGCGTCAATCTCGGTGATGATGTCATGTATTCCGGCACGGTGTCGGGTGCCTTGGAAGGGACGATTCTCGGTATTCCTTCTGTGGCCGTCTCTCAGGAAGGTGAAGACACATTTCGTTTTGAGGTCGGAGCCCGATATGCAACTCGGGTGGCGTCAGAAGTATTGGCGCACGGCTTGCCGCCGGAAACCATCTTGAATGTGAATATCCCTGATGTTCCCTTGCGTGGAATCAAGGGGGTCAAGGTGACCTGTCTCAGTCGGCGCCGCTTCAACAATCCCATCGTGGAGAAGGTTGATCCGAGGGGGCGAAAGTATTATTGGATCGCCGGGACTCGGCAATCGTGGAGTCGGCAAAAAGACGCCGATCATGAAGCCCTGGCGCGTCATATGGTCTCCGTGACACCGATCCGCCTCGATACAACCCATCACGCCATGTTGGATCACTTCAAAGCCTGGGAGGGGACGCTTTCGCGCCCGCTCGTGAGCCGGCCCCGCGGGCGTCGGCGTGTGCCAGGGAGGTCCCGTGTATGA
- a CDS encoding MerR family transcriptional regulator, with protein sequence MGNEPRLGSKVFYKIGEVSKISKLPAYVLRFWESEFSFLRPKKSRGNQRLYVQRDVDTVLEIKRMLYDEGHTLAGVKRYWARRGRATVKKSGSRKELAQRVRGDLQAIIRMIDSHSA encoded by the coding sequence ATGGGGAATGAGCCCAGACTGGGAAGTAAGGTTTTTTATAAGATCGGCGAAGTCAGCAAGATTTCTAAATTGCCGGCTTATGTCTTGCGGTTTTGGGAGTCGGAATTCAGCTTCCTGAGGCCCAAGAAAAGCCGCGGCAATCAGCGTCTGTATGTGCAGCGTGATGTGGATACAGTGCTGGAGATTAAGCGAATGCTCTATGATGAAGGGCACACGCTGGCAGGCGTGAAGCGGTACTGGGCCCGTCGAGGACGGGCAACCGTTAAAAAGAGCGGCTCGCGGAAAGAACTGGCGCAACGTGTCAGGGGCGATCTCCAGGCGATCATCCGGATGATCGATTCACATTCCGCATAA
- the apgM gene encoding 2,3-bisphosphoglycerate-independent phosphoglycerate mutase, which translates to MKYLILHADGMADLACAELGGNTPLQAASTPFLDHIAQRGEVGLLSLPSDAGAAGSDVTSVAVLGYDPKKYYPGPGPLEAAGLGVTVGEQDVVFRCTMVTVRGESSTGVKDRAADIKKLGPHVVMEDATAGLIDTEQARELLDAVNEQLGSESIQFYPGSGHRHLMVWVGGKSRAACVDPQELVGRSIAEALPNGDGADVLRKIMDASFVILRDHPVNEEREADGLKPANCLWLWGQGRAPLWPPLPERYQVSGVVISPSDVHRGVGLCAGLDAAELPVDGGEEAEKFSACVTAVTQELAKRDFVYLHAGLSDDVLHATNVQDKVRAIERFDTQVVGPVLAALAKYPAHRLLIVCDPGLSRGHGAAAPPILYALCDSAAAPQSGATTRFHEQDKTIAGSAPRDATKLMIRLFPRGA; encoded by the coding sequence ATGAAATATTTGATCCTGCATGCCGACGGGATGGCTGATCTTGCGTGTGCGGAGCTTGGTGGCAACACCCCGCTTCAGGCGGCGTCAACTCCATTCCTTGACCACATTGCCCAACGTGGAGAGGTAGGGCTGCTCAGTCTTCCCTCAGACGCGGGTGCTGCGGGCAGCGATGTCACGAGCGTCGCCGTGTTGGGGTATGACCCGAAAAAGTACTATCCGGGCCCTGGTCCGCTGGAAGCTGCGGGATTGGGGGTGACGGTTGGTGAGCAAGATGTGGTGTTCCGGTGCACCATGGTGACGGTGCGTGGCGAGTCCTCGACCGGTGTCAAGGATCGGGCTGCTGATATCAAGAAGTTAGGGCCACATGTCGTGATGGAGGATGCGACGGCGGGCCTCATCGATACGGAGCAGGCTCGCGAATTGCTGGATGCGGTCAACGAACAGCTTGGGTCGGAGAGCATTCAGTTTTACCCGGGGTCCGGTCATCGGCATCTCATGGTCTGGGTGGGGGGCAAATCCCGCGCGGCTTGTGTGGATCCTCAAGAATTGGTTGGTCGATCGATTGCCGAGGCGTTGCCGAACGGTGATGGAGCCGATGTCTTGCGAAAGATTATGGACGCATCGTTTGTGATCCTGCGTGACCATCCGGTCAATGAAGAACGCGAGGCGGATGGGCTCAAGCCAGCCAATTGTCTTTGGTTGTGGGGGCAGGGCCGTGCCCCTCTCTGGCCGCCCTTGCCGGAACGGTATCAAGTCTCTGGCGTCGTGATCTCGCCGAGCGACGTGCACCGTGGCGTCGGGTTGTGTGCGGGATTGGATGCCGCAGAGTTGCCTGTTGACGGTGGTGAGGAAGCGGAGAAGTTTTCCGCTTGTGTCACTGCAGTCACACAAGAGTTGGCCAAGCGCGATTTTGTCTATCTTCATGCCGGTTTGTCCGATGACGTGCTGCATGCGACCAATGTTCAGGACAAGGTGCGGGCGATCGAACGTTTCGATACCCAGGTGGTCGGGCCGGTCCTTGCGGCGTTGGCCAAGTATCCGGCTCATCGATTGCTGATTGTCTGTGATCCGGGTTTGTCACGAGGGCATGGAGCTGCGGCTCCCCCAATCCTCTATGCCCTTTGTGATAGTGCTGCCGCGCCACAGTCTGGCGCGACGACACGGTTCCACGAGCAGGACAAGACTATTGCCGGAAGCGCGCCGCGCGATGCCACGAAGCTCATGATCCGACTCTTTCCTCGTGGAGCCTAA
- the cimA gene encoding citramalate synthase — MTRRTTPSRRPRVAEPVSVPSLTATPASALEIYDTTLRDGAQAEDVSFSVEDKLRVAQQLDALGVHFIEGGWPGANPKDIEFFRKIKTVPLRNATVVAFGSTRKASNSVRKDKNLQALVDSGTPTITLFGKSWSFQVTDALGIALAKNLELIEDSIHYLRSKNRRVFYDAEHFFDGYKANPDYALQTIRRAIAGGAERVILCDTNGGTMPWEIREICRVVKQECPVPLGIHAHNDSEMAVANSLVAVESGIVQVQGTINGIGERCGNANLCSIIPNLQLKMQRPALGDKLTHLKDVSGFVTEIANLMPNKRQPYVGDAAFAHKGGVHIHAVLKNAATYEHIDPAVVGNRRRILVSDYAGRSGLLEKVEAYGISLTKNHVKLQELVETLKERESQGYQFEGAEGSFELLMRKAMGSHRPSFQLLGFRVIVEKKQEHGLLLSEATVMVQVGNVVEHTAAVGAGPVNALDHALRKALEKFYPQLREVKLLDYKVRVLSAEKGTESKVRVLIESGDHKDKWGTVGVSENIMEASWQALADSIEYKLLLTDR; from the coding sequence ATGACACGTCGAACCACACCCTCCCGCCGCCCTCGTGTTGCGGAGCCTGTTTCGGTGCCGAGCCTCACTGCCACCCCGGCGTCGGCGCTGGAAATTTACGACACGACGTTGCGAGACGGTGCTCAGGCGGAGGACGTGAGTTTTTCCGTGGAGGATAAGCTCCGTGTGGCGCAACAGCTCGACGCACTCGGGGTGCACTTCATCGAGGGTGGATGGCCAGGGGCGAACCCCAAAGACATTGAGTTTTTTCGGAAAATCAAAACCGTTCCGCTTCGCAATGCGACCGTCGTGGCATTCGGCTCGACGAGGAAGGCCAGTAATTCTGTCCGTAAGGACAAGAACCTTCAAGCGCTGGTCGATTCAGGTACGCCGACCATTACGCTCTTCGGAAAGAGCTGGTCGTTTCAGGTGACGGATGCACTAGGGATCGCCCTCGCGAAGAACCTGGAACTCATTGAAGACTCTATTCATTATTTACGATCGAAGAATCGGCGGGTATTTTATGACGCCGAGCATTTTTTCGACGGCTACAAAGCCAATCCCGACTATGCACTCCAAACCATCCGCCGGGCGATTGCCGGAGGGGCCGAGCGCGTGATCCTCTGCGATACGAACGGCGGCACCATGCCCTGGGAGATTCGCGAGATTTGCCGCGTAGTGAAGCAGGAGTGCCCCGTGCCGCTGGGCATCCACGCGCACAATGACAGTGAGATGGCGGTCGCCAACTCGCTGGTGGCGGTGGAGTCGGGAATCGTACAGGTGCAAGGCACCATCAACGGGATCGGCGAGCGCTGTGGTAACGCCAATCTGTGCTCCATCATTCCGAACTTGCAGTTGAAGATGCAACGGCCGGCGCTCGGAGACAAACTGACCCATTTGAAGGATGTGTCGGGATTCGTGACGGAGATCGCTAATCTCATGCCGAACAAGCGGCAGCCCTACGTCGGGGATGCGGCCTTTGCGCATAAGGGGGGCGTGCACATTCATGCGGTCCTCAAGAACGCGGCCACCTATGAGCACATCGATCCCGCGGTCGTGGGCAACCGTCGCCGGATCCTCGTCTCGGACTACGCGGGCCGTAGCGGGCTGTTGGAGAAGGTCGAGGCCTATGGCATTTCGTTGACCAAGAACCATGTGAAACTGCAGGAGCTGGTTGAAACGCTCAAAGAGCGAGAAAGCCAGGGCTATCAATTCGAAGGTGCGGAAGGGTCGTTCGAGTTGCTGATGCGGAAGGCGATGGGCAGTCATCGCCCGTCCTTTCAATTGTTGGGCTTTCGCGTGATTGTCGAAAAAAAACAGGAACATGGGCTCCTGCTGTCGGAAGCGACGGTCATGGTGCAGGTTGGTAATGTGGTCGAACACACGGCGGCCGTGGGGGCTGGCCCGGTCAATGCGCTCGACCATGCGCTCCGTAAGGCGTTGGAGAAGTTTTATCCGCAGCTGCGTGAAGTGAAATTACTCGACTACAAGGTGCGAGTGTTATCGGCGGAAAAGGGAACGGAATCGAAGGTGCGGGTGTTGATCGAATCGGGAGATCACAAGGACAAGTGGGGCACAGTCGGGGTGTCAGAAAACATCATGGAGGCCAGCTGGCAGGCGCTGGCCGACAGCATCGAGTACAAGTTGCTGCTCACCGACCGCTAG
- a CDS encoding integration host factor subunit alpha gives MRKADIANEIFKQVGVSKNDAADIVELVLNLLKGVLQKGDAVKIAGFGNFVVRSKGARKGRNPRTGEEIGITPRRVVTFRPSQVFKKYVNS, from the coding sequence ATGAGAAAGGCGGATATCGCGAACGAAATCTTCAAGCAGGTTGGAGTGTCTAAAAACGATGCAGCCGATATCGTCGAACTCGTGCTCAATCTGCTGAAGGGGGTGCTCCAAAAAGGCGATGCGGTCAAGATCGCGGGATTTGGAAATTTTGTCGTTCGAAGCAAAGGGGCCAGGAAGGGACGCAATCCTCGAACCGGTGAAGAAATCGGCATTACTCCCCGTCGAGTGGTGACGTTTCGTCCCAGTCAGGTCTTTAAGAAGTACGTCAATTCTTAG
- a CDS encoding DedA family protein → MIEWLIEVLGRFVIATISTFGYTGIVITMAIESACIPLPSEIIMPFSGYLVSTGQFSLLGVTLAGAIGNVLGSLVAYYVGVWGGRPFVERYGRYVLISQQDVDLADRWFAKHGEAAVLIGRLLPVVRTFISLPAGIARMDIKKFVLYSFVGAVPFCYALAYVGLKMGEHWNQLHQYFHHADLVIGLCLALGLGYFLWSHWPKRRASVE, encoded by the coding sequence CTGATCGAGTGGTTGATCGAGGTGCTCGGGCGATTCGTCATTGCGACGATTTCGACGTTCGGCTACACCGGTATCGTGATTACGATGGCGATCGAAAGCGCCTGCATTCCCCTGCCGAGTGAAATCATCATGCCCTTCTCCGGTTACCTGGTTTCCACCGGACAGTTTTCCTTGCTGGGAGTGACACTGGCCGGCGCGATCGGGAATGTGCTTGGGTCGCTGGTCGCCTACTATGTGGGGGTATGGGGAGGTCGTCCGTTCGTCGAGCGCTATGGGCGTTATGTGCTCATTTCCCAGCAGGATGTCGATTTGGCCGACCGTTGGTTTGCCAAACATGGCGAGGCGGCGGTGTTGATCGGCCGGCTCTTGCCCGTGGTGCGAACATTCATCTCCCTCCCGGCGGGCATCGCGCGCATGGACATCAAAAAGTTCGTGCTCTATTCGTTTGTTGGAGCGGTGCCCTTTTGTTACGCGCTGGCCTATGTGGGCTTGAAGATGGGGGAGCACTGGAATCAGTTGCATCAGTATTTCCATCATGCGGATCTGGTGATCGGGTTGTGTCTCGCCCTGGGCCTCGGGTATTTTCTCTGGTCACACTGGCCGAAGCGCCGTGCATCTGTGGAGTAA
- a CDS encoding homoserine dehydrogenase: MKTEIGVGLIGFGTVGTGVARVLTENAELIRRRVGVPIKLVRIADLDITRDRGVAIPAGVLTTDIQQVLTDPRVDIVIELMGGYDVAKRVMLDAVQRGKHVVTANKALLAVHGEEIFAAASRQGIDLGFEASVGGGIPVIRALTEGLAANNIQSIYGIINGTSNYILSRMTSEGQRFDVVLEEAKRAGYAEADPTFDVAGIDSAHKLTIMVSLAYGTPVNFKEIYTEGITALTPLDIAYAKEFGFTIKLLAIAKFSDGEIEARVHPTMVPSASQIAKVDGVYNAIQLVGDAVEDVVLYGRGAGSMPTGSAVVSDVMSIARDVLKNATGRVPPASYQPDQRRPLRMRPMEEITSLYYIRFMVLDRPGVLSKIAGVLGHYGISISSVLQQGRKEGQTVPVVIMTHMAKERDIQNALREINPMPYISEPTTLIRVEGRDE, from the coding sequence ATGAAGACTGAGATCGGAGTAGGGTTGATCGGCTTCGGCACCGTCGGTACCGGCGTGGCTCGAGTGCTGACTGAGAATGCGGAACTGATCCGCCGGCGCGTGGGCGTGCCCATCAAGTTGGTTCGCATTGCGGATTTGGACATTACCCGTGATCGTGGGGTGGCAATTCCAGCTGGGGTGTTGACCACGGATATTCAGCAGGTGCTCACGGACCCGCGCGTGGATATCGTCATCGAGTTGATGGGCGGATATGACGTGGCGAAGCGCGTCATGTTGGATGCGGTGCAGCGGGGAAAGCATGTGGTGACGGCGAATAAGGCGCTGCTGGCCGTGCATGGGGAAGAAATTTTTGCCGCAGCATCCCGTCAAGGCATCGATCTTGGATTCGAAGCGAGTGTCGGGGGCGGCATCCCGGTGATCCGCGCGTTGACCGAAGGGCTGGCCGCGAACAACATTCAGTCGATCTACGGCATTATCAACGGCACCTCGAATTACATTCTGAGCCGCATGACCAGCGAGGGGCAGCGGTTCGATGTGGTGCTGGAGGAAGCAAAGCGGGCCGGTTATGCCGAAGCCGATCCCACCTTCGATGTGGCTGGGATTGATTCGGCGCACAAGTTGACGATCATGGTCAGCCTGGCGTACGGCACCCCCGTCAATTTCAAAGAAATCTACACGGAGGGGATCACCGCGCTCACGCCCCTCGATATCGCATACGCCAAAGAATTCGGGTTCACCATCAAGTTGCTGGCGATCGCCAAGTTTTCTGATGGAGAAATTGAAGCGCGTGTGCATCCCACTATGGTGCCGTCTGCCTCGCAGATTGCGAAAGTAGATGGGGTCTACAATGCGATTCAGTTAGTCGGTGACGCCGTCGAAGACGTGGTGCTGTACGGGCGTGGCGCGGGATCGATGCCGACCGGCAGCGCAGTCGTGAGCGATGTGATGTCCATCGCGCGCGACGTGCTCAAGAACGCAACAGGACGTGTGCCACCGGCCTCTTATCAGCCTGATCAACGCCGGCCATTGCGGATGCGGCCGATGGAGGAAATCACTTCGCTGTATTACATCCGTTTCATGGTCCTGGACCGGCCGGGCGTCTTGTCCAAGATTGCCGGGGTGTTGGGACATTATGGCATCAGCATTTCCTCCGTGTTGCAGCAGGGACGCAAAGAAGGGCAGACTGTGCCGGTTGTTATCATGACGCACATGGCCAAAGAACGGGATATCCAGAACGCGCTCCGCGAAATCAATCCGATGCCGTACATCTCCGAGCCGACGACGCTGATTCGTGTGGAGGGGCGTGACGAATGA
- the thrC gene encoding threonine synthase — MSRWRGIIEEYRKFLPVTAQTPVITLGEGNTPLIRAARLAKKIAPGVDLYLKYEGMNPTGSFKDRGMTMAISKAVEAGARAVICASTGNTSASAAAYGARAGIAVYVLIPAGKIALGKLSQAMMHQATVIQVEGNFDQALTIVKELSATYPVELVNSLNPFRIEGQKTAAMEICDDLGDAPTVHVLPVGNAGNITAYWSGYREYRAANQTTRLPRMMGFQAAGAAPIVLGHVVEAPQTVATAIRIGNPASWQSALTAVKESSGAIDMVTDEEILHAYALVAREEGVFCEPASATSVAGVIKLSQAGQLQEGTTVVCTLTGHGLKDADTAIGISRQPQTVKATRDDVARLLHV, encoded by the coding sequence ATGAGCCGTTGGCGTGGCATTATCGAAGAGTATCGGAAGTTTCTCCCGGTGACGGCTCAGACGCCGGTCATCACGCTGGGGGAGGGGAATACCCCGCTCATTCGCGCGGCGCGGCTGGCCAAAAAGATCGCACCGGGAGTGGATTTGTATCTGAAGTATGAAGGGATGAATCCGACGGGATCGTTCAAAGATCGCGGCATGACCATGGCTATTTCGAAAGCCGTGGAAGCCGGTGCCCGGGCGGTGATTTGTGCTTCCACGGGCAACACCTCTGCGTCGGCTGCCGCCTATGGTGCCCGGGCGGGCATTGCCGTGTATGTGCTCATCCCAGCTGGGAAAATCGCGCTTGGGAAGTTGTCGCAGGCCATGATGCATCAGGCCACCGTGATTCAGGTTGAGGGAAACTTTGACCAGGCCTTGACGATCGTGAAAGAGCTTTCGGCCACCTATCCCGTTGAATTGGTGAACTCGCTCAACCCCTTCCGGATCGAGGGACAAAAAACCGCGGCAATGGAGATTTGCGACGACCTCGGTGATGCCCCGACGGTCCATGTACTTCCAGTGGGGAATGCGGGTAATATCACCGCCTATTGGAGCGGGTATCGTGAATATCGGGCTGCCAACCAAACGACGCGGTTGCCTCGCATGATGGGATTTCAAGCTGCAGGGGCTGCACCGATCGTGCTGGGTCATGTGGTTGAAGCGCCGCAGACCGTGGCCACGGCCATCCGAATCGGCAATCCGGCCAGTTGGCAATCGGCGTTGACCGCAGTGAAGGAATCCTCCGGCGCCATTGATATGGTGACCGACGAAGAAATTTTGCACGCCTACGCCCTGGTGGCTCGCGAAGAAGGCGTATTTTGCGAGCCGGCATCTGCGACCTCCGTGGCCGGAGTGATTAAGTTGAGTCAGGCCGGGCAATTACAGGAAGGTACGACGGTCGTCTGTACGTTGACTGGACATGGTTTGAAAGATGCCGATACGGCGATTGGCATTTCACGTCAGCCTCAAACGGTGAAAGCAACCCGCGATGATGTGGCCCGCCTCCTTCATGTCTGA
- a CDS encoding aspartate kinase, whose amino-acid sequence MSLIVQKYGGTSVGNVERIHRVAERVERARKEGHHVVVVLSAMSGETDRLLKLAHEMTSAPDERELDMLLSTGERVTIALLAMELRGRGVQAQSFTGRQVGIHTDSAHTKARISRVSADRIKAALSQGTVPVVAGFQGINASSDVTTLGRGGSDLTAVALAAALKADRCIIYTDVDGVYTADPNIVPAARRLDKISYEEMLEMASLGAKVLQSRSVEFAAKYSVPVEVNSSFKEGKGTLVTREDADMEGVMVSGVTGDRNQAKITIVGVPDRPGIAARVFGAVANANIVVDMIIQNVSQASMTDISFTVPKPDLRKAVDLVQLLSQEIGARSVAVTESIAKVSLIGVGMRSHSGVAAKMFEVLSREGVNIMMISTSEIKISCVIEEKYLELAMRTLHTAFGLDRVSAPALG is encoded by the coding sequence GTGTCACTCATCGTTCAAAAATATGGCGGTACGTCGGTCGGCAATGTCGAGCGGATTCATCGCGTAGCCGAGCGAGTGGAACGAGCCCGTAAAGAAGGACACCACGTTGTCGTCGTGTTGTCGGCGATGAGCGGAGAGACAGATCGGTTGCTCAAATTGGCGCATGAGATGACGAGTGCGCCGGATGAGCGTGAATTGGACATGCTCCTCTCGACAGGGGAGCGTGTGACCATTGCACTGCTGGCGATGGAGCTTCGTGGTCGAGGGGTCCAGGCGCAGTCCTTCACGGGTCGGCAGGTCGGCATTCACACCGATAGCGCCCACACCAAAGCACGAATCTCTCGTGTCTCGGCCGACCGTATCAAGGCGGCCCTGTCGCAGGGGACCGTTCCGGTCGTAGCCGGGTTTCAGGGGATCAATGCCAGTTCGGATGTCACGACGTTGGGGCGGGGCGGGTCCGATTTGACCGCCGTCGCCTTGGCCGCTGCGCTCAAGGCCGACCGCTGTATTATCTATACGGATGTGGATGGGGTGTATACCGCTGATCCGAACATCGTGCCGGCTGCGCGTCGTCTCGACAAGATTTCTTATGAGGAAATGCTGGAGATGGCCAGTCTTGGGGCGAAAGTCCTTCAGAGTCGCTCGGTCGAGTTTGCGGCCAAATATTCCGTTCCAGTGGAAGTTAATTCAAGCTTCAAGGAAGGAAAGGGAACGCTCGTGACACGTGAAGATGCCGATATGGAAGGGGTCATGGTGTCGGGGGTGACGGGAGACCGCAATCAGGCCAAGATTACGATTGTCGGGGTGCCGGATCGCCCGGGAATTGCCGCGCGAGTGTTCGGGGCCGTCGCGAACGCCAATATCGTCGTCGACATGATCATTCAGAATGTCAGTCAGGCCTCCATGACCGACATTTCGTTTACGGTGCCGAAGCCGGATTTGCGCAAGGCCGTGGATCTCGTCCAGCTTCTCTCGCAGGAGATCGGCGCCCGGTCGGTTGCAGTGACGGAATCGATCGCCAAGGTGTCCCTCATCGGTGTGGGCATGCGCTCGCATTCTGGCGTGGCAGCGAAAATGTTCGAGGTGTTGTCCCGCGAAGGCGTCAACATCATGATGATCAGCACATCCGAAATCAAAATCTCCTGCGTCATCGAGGAAAAGTATTTGGAGTTGGCGATGCGCACGCTCCACACGGCGTTCGGTCTGGATCGCGTGTCAGCGCCCGCATTGGGCTAA
- the cysS gene encoding cysteine--tRNA ligase, whose product MMLRVYNTLTGHKDLFKPMAPGKVRMYVCGVTVYDYCHIGHARSALVFDVLRRYLEYSGMAVEFAKNFTDVDDKIIKRANEQGVSCEHITTTYIKAYYDDMDKLGVRRATLEPKATEHIADIVALVETLLAKGMAYRVEGDVYFQVDRYPVYGRLSKRKIDDLQAGARVDVDERKRHPMDFALWKGSKPGEPSWDSPWGPGRPGWHIECSAMAMRHLGETFDIHGGGMDLIFPHHENEIAQSCGATGKEFARYWVHNGFVQINQEKMSKSLGNFFTIREIFDKSEWPDAVTGEMLRYFLLSTHYRSPLDFSDQSLAEAKNALNGFYDLFDRLKETAPEQGIADLSLRETMARARQAFVDAMDDDLNTPNAVAALQKLRGETNKALDGGLSGDTRRFVREEFRSLGAVLGLLQSDDWQFKSQPKLVASGTSDGEKAGLSDEEIGAKIAARLAAKQSKNYKLADQLRAELASQGITIEDRPDGTSRWKR is encoded by the coding sequence ATTATGCTGCGTGTCTACAATACGCTGACCGGTCACAAAGACCTGTTTAAACCAATGGCCCCCGGGAAGGTCCGCATGTACGTGTGCGGAGTCACGGTCTACGATTATTGTCATATCGGGCATGCCCGCAGTGCGTTAGTCTTTGATGTGTTGCGACGGTACCTGGAATATTCCGGCATGGCCGTGGAGTTTGCCAAGAACTTCACCGATGTCGATGACAAGATCATCAAGCGCGCCAATGAACAAGGGGTCAGTTGCGAGCACATCACGACGACGTACATCAAGGCGTATTACGACGATATGGACAAGCTCGGAGTTCGACGGGCCACCCTTGAGCCGAAGGCGACGGAGCACATCGCCGACATTGTCGCCCTGGTGGAGACCTTGCTGGCCAAGGGAATGGCCTATCGCGTCGAAGGGGATGTCTATTTCCAAGTCGATCGGTACCCGGTGTATGGTCGCCTCTCCAAGCGCAAGATTGATGATTTGCAGGCGGGCGCGCGTGTCGACGTGGACGAGCGAAAACGTCACCCTATGGATTTTGCCTTGTGGAAAGGGAGCAAGCCCGGTGAACCATCCTGGGACAGCCCGTGGGGCCCTGGCCGTCCAGGCTGGCATATCGAATGCTCGGCGATGGCGATGCGGCATCTTGGTGAGACCTTCGACATTCACGGCGGTGGGATGGATTTGATCTTCCCGCATCATGAGAATGAGATCGCGCAATCGTGCGGAGCGACCGGTAAAGAATTCGCGCGCTATTGGGTGCACAACGGATTTGTGCAGATCAATCAGGAGAAGATGTCCAAGTCTTTGGGGAATTTCTTTACCATTCGCGAAATTTTCGACAAGTCTGAATGGCCCGATGCAGTCACAGGCGAGATGTTGCGATACTTTCTGCTCTCCACGCACTATCGCAGCCCGTTGGATTTTTCTGATCAAAGCCTGGCGGAAGCGAAGAATGCCCTCAATGGATTCTACGACCTCTTCGACCGACTCAAGGAGACGGCTCCCGAGCAAGGAATCGCTGATCTGTCGTTGCGCGAGACAATGGCTCGAGCGCGGCAAGCCTTTGTCGACGCCATGGATGACGACCTGAATACGCCCAACGCTGTCGCCGCCCTGCAAAAGCTCCGCGGGGAAACCAACAAAGCTCTCGATGGCGGTTTGTCCGGTGACACGCGTCGGTTCGTCAGAGAAGAGTTTCGGAGCTTGGGCGCGGTGTTGGGTCTCCTGCAGTCCGACGACTGGCAGTTCAAGAGCCAACCGAAGCTGGTTGCTTCAGGGACATCTGACGGCGAGAAGGCAGGCCTGTCGGATGAAGAGATTGGTGCGAAGATTGCCGCGCGGCTGGCCGCGAAACAATCCAAGAATTACAAGCTTGCCGACCAGCTCAGAGCCGAGTTGGCGTCCCAGGGCATTACGATTGAGGATCGACCGGATGGCACCAGCCGCTGGAAGCGATAA